TGACCTTAGCGCGCTGGCCTAGCGGCCTTGGTGCGGTGGTGTATCTGCCGGATGAGTTAGGAAAATTGCTGCCCAAGCAGACTACGTCGTTATACTGATGTATATAACGAAACGGGTGATGGTTTGGCATCTGAAAAATCGACCCGGCGGTATGGGAGCTTACTACCCTTGATTCACGACCTATGCACCTTTAGCGCGCTGGCCTAGCGGCCTTGGCGCGGTGGTGTGGGTCAGTCCCATGGTAGATAAACTCCAGACGCCTGGGGCACGATTTTTCATGATGCTTAGTCCGGTCGTATCGTTATATTACACAGTATACGAAGTATACCCAATCATCAATTTTCAGAAATAGTTACCATCCACATAATGTCGGTTAGGTTATCCAATATATTGAATTAATTCAATGAATCAGAATTAAGTTCCAATCTTTGCGGCGTCGTTCAAACTTTTGAGAAGTTTAATGACAGAATAAGCCGCTAAAATGCTTGTTTTTGGGTTGGTTGTGCAATTTCTGTTTTTGGTGGTGGTTTTAAACTCACCAAAATCGCCAGTTACACGAACCTCATGGATATTATGTTCAACTGTGGGGTCGGCTATGATCTTCACATGTGCCTCTTTACCACAAGCAATACTTAAAACCCCAGCCACATTCATATTCATAGGGAACTTACGCACAGCAGCACTAGCCTTACCCTCATACAATATTGTTTCTTTATTTACCGAAATTCCCAGTGATTCCGGTGATTTCCGGGTAACCAGACTCACTTTGCTGATTTCGCCCATTGAAGCTGCTTTAAGACCATCTAAACCAACAATAGCACCTGAAGGGGTGTATATCCTGGAATTAGTTATTAAAGCTATTTCTTCCAGCCGATTTTTAAGTTCCGAATCCAATAGGGTGCCCACACTCATAACAACAATATCTTTACCTTCTTCAAGGATTTTAGGAGCAAGTTCTACCACTGCCTGAGGAGATGCTGCTTCAACTACCAAATCCACCTGATCCAACATGTCTTCTACACTGGATGTGGCAGTTCCCCCTACTTTAGATGCCATACTTTCTGCTTTCTTCAAGTCCTGATCATAAAAGCATCTTAGATCAACATCCAAGTCTTCTTTTAAAGCAAAATCTGTTATAATGTTTGTTATAGCCCCGCACCCTAAGATCCCTACCTTCATATTACCATTTACATCATGAATAACAGAGTTGTTAGAATTAGATATATCATTATGATTAGATCTTCCATGTACGTCTTCTTCTGTTTCTAATAGATTTTTTATATATTCCTGCAATTCAATTTCATTCATTTCAATACAACCCAGGGAGAACTGATTTTCGCGAAATCTCCTCATTCATTTCAACTATGCTTCTTGTGTTGTTTAACACATTTTTGAGGTATAGTTAGGGCATCAAGAGGTGAGGAGCGAAAAATGAGAGATGCCCTACACTATTTAACACACATCCTATTTTAAGGGATTCAATCTAAATTTTATTTGCCCAGACCAGTGATTCTTATTCCTCCAAATTGGGTTTTGTTCCTTATGTTTAAACCAATTAGAAGTGGGGTTATTTTTTCAATGATCTTTGCTCTTTCCAGTGGTCCACAATCGATGACATTGACTCCAGGAATTTTTTCAATTAATTCGGTAGCAACAGCTTTTGAATCAACATCGTCACCAGAGATAAGGCAGTCACAGTCAATTGGTTCTTTAAAGTTCATTAAGGCTGCAGAACTGATGTTGTTAAAGGCACATACTACGTAGGTGTCTTTTAAGATTTTGGCTGATCTTTCGGCTGCTGCCCCGTCCCAGAGGTCCAGGTAGGTTATGGGTGAACCACCTATAGCGGATTCTAGGGGTCCGGTAGCGTCTAATAATATTTTACCTTTTGATCCTTCTTTAATGGAGAGTAGTGTGGATTTTTGAGCGGCTAAAGGTACGGTTAAAACCAGCAGTTCAGCTTCTTTGGCAGCATCAGCATTTTCAGCAGCTTTAACATTATTTACATCGCCCAAAAGATCTTTCAATTTGTCAACAGCTGCTTTAGCTTTTTTCATGGTTCTTGAACCTATTATAACATCTTCTCCAGCCTGCACAAAACGTACGGCTATTCCCAGTCCTTGTCCACCTGTTCCACCAATAATTGCAACTTTCATCTATTAAAACCTCCTTAATGTAATTTTGTTAAGAAATAACAGTTAAATAAAAAAGGGTGTAATTATATCCTACTCATTACACTACTGTAAGTCCCCCATCAATCAGCAACATCGTGCCAGTGCAGTATGATGCATCATCACTTGCAAGGAACAGCACACCTTGTGAGATTTCCCTAGGTTTAGCTAGTCTTTGCATAGGAATAGTAGAAATCACTTCTTCAACAGATCCATCGTCGGGAATTATTTCTGTCTGGGTCATCCCCGGGAGAACTGCATTGAATCTAATTCCCTGGGTTGCATATTCTGCTGCTAGAGCCTTTGTCATCTGTTTTACCGCACCTTTTGCTGCATGGTATCCGGAAAACAGTGGAGTTCCAATTTCTGCTGCAACTGAAGCCATACTTATTATGGAACCTTTACCATTTTTCAGCATGTGAGGGATTACTATTTTATTTAAGACAAAATGGCTTTTAATATCCACATCAAACAAGTAATCAAGATCCCTCTCCATGTCCATTTCATGACAATAACATGGTTTTTGAGTAATGCCTGCGTTGTTGAATAAAATATCGATTTGTCCATAGGTATCCAGTGTTGTTTGCACAAGATTTTTGAGATCTTCTTCATCAGTAACATCGGTTCGGACAAATTTGGCGTCAAATCCTTTTTTCTTTAGATCTTCTTCAAATTGTTTACCCATTTCTTCACGTCTTGCCCCAAAAACAACTTTTGCTCCTTCTTCTGCAAATAATTCAGTAGTTGCCCTCCCGATTCCTGATGTTGCACCAGTTATGATGGCAACTTTTCCATCCAATTTTTCACAACTCATTTTTTTACCTTCTACTCCTTTTCCCCTTTCAACAAACCTAACATTATTATAATATTAGTATTAAGCAGAATGTTGCTGCTTCGAACTTATATAATATAAATAACTATGTTAGATCCCTCTATTTTTTCTTTAGAATTATTTCCAAGGGTATTCATTAATATGGATTAATAATTTATAAACAAGTAAGTTAATTATTCAGTACAATGACCTAAAAAAAGATCAAAGGCCTAAAAAAAGAACAGAGACCTGAATTCGTATGTTGCATAAGTTAGTGGTTATCAGTTAACCACATAAAAATTAGAATTTTAAAAAAATAAAATGCAGATTTTATAATAAAACCTCAAAAAAGGAAAAATAGAAGAATATCTATCACACGGCGGTAAGTCCTCCATCAATCACCAGCATCGTGCCGGTGCAGTATGATGCATCATCACTTGCAAGGAATAACACTCCTTGTGCGATTTCATCAACTGTGCCGAGTCTTTTCATAGGAATAGTTGAA
The sequence above is a segment of the Methanobacterium petrolearium genome. Coding sequences within it:
- a CDS encoding aspartate dehydrogenase, with protein sequence MKVGILGCGAITNIITDFALKEDLDVDLRCFYDQDLKKAESMASKVGGTATSSVEDMLDQVDLVVEAASPQAVVELAPKILEEGKDIVVMSVGTLLDSELKNRLEEIALITNSRIYTPSGAIVGLDGLKAASMGEISKVSLVTRKSPESLGISVNKETILYEGKASAAVRKFPMNMNVAGVLSIACGKEAHVKIIADPTVEHNIHEVRVTGDFGEFKTTTKNRNCTTNPKTSILAAYSVIKLLKSLNDAAKIGT
- the npdG gene encoding NADPH-dependent F420 reductase, with the protein product MKVAIIGGTGGQGLGIAVRFVQAGEDVIIGSRTMKKAKAAVDKLKDLLGDVNNVKAAENADAAKEAELLVLTVPLAAQKSTLLSIKEGSKGKILLDATGPLESAIGGSPITYLDLWDGAAAERSAKILKDTYVVCAFNNISSAALMNFKEPIDCDCLISGDDVDSKAVATELIEKIPGVNVIDCGPLERAKIIEKITPLLIGLNIRNKTQFGGIRITGLGK
- a CDS encoding SDR family NAD(P)-dependent oxidoreductase, with translation MSCEKLDGKVAIITGATSGIGRATTELFAEEGAKVVFGARREEMGKQFEEDLKKKGFDAKFVRTDVTDEEDLKNLVQTTLDTYGQIDILFNNAGITQKPCYCHEMDMERDLDYLFDVDIKSHFVLNKIVIPHMLKNGKGSIISMASVAAEIGTPLFSGYHAAKGAVKQMTKALAAEYATQGIRFNAVLPGMTQTEIIPDDGSVEEVISTIPMQRLAKPREISQGVLFLASDDASYCTGTMLLIDGGLTVV